One segment of Campylobacter hominis ATCC BAA-381 DNA contains the following:
- a CDS encoding HlyD family type I secretion periplasmic adaptor subunit, whose product MFKLFKKIDDSYEFKPSIIEIEDRPQNPLGKTILWIVVTIFVFLVLWLVFAKIDIVVSGNGKVIPSGNIKILKPLENGIISKILVYEGQKVSKNEPLIIIDPSVSKVNLITQEEKLKALNFSIKRLELLSFSEKLQKDANLSSDEMNLYINQKQNFDESIDELNFKISGILNSINGTQAEISKLSELKILADKRVKNLKNVRDIIASKDYEDALSKQIDLNSQIKSTNENLLALKSKLSETKKTLENFKTSQKAKFLDELLTKQKEAAEIKASINALNFQTKQQIVASPVDGYVGKLLIHTVGSSVSSGEELISIIPANEPLIISAKILNKDIGFLQNGQKVAIKVDTFNFQKYGKIDGELIHIGNDAIKDEKLGEIFEIKVKPKKLSLMVEGKEKQIEPGMSVIAEVKVGKRRVIELFIYPIVKYLDEGLSVR is encoded by the coding sequence ATGTTTAAACTTTTTAAAAAAATTGACGATTCATACGAATTTAAACCAAGTATAATTGAAATAGAGGATAGACCGCAAAATCCGCTGGGAAAAACGATTCTATGGATAGTTGTAACAATTTTCGTTTTTTTGGTTTTATGGCTTGTGTTTGCCAAAATAGATATAGTAGTAAGCGGCAACGGAAAAGTAATACCAAGCGGAAATATTAAAATTTTAAAACCGCTTGAAAACGGAATAATATCAAAAATTTTAGTTTATGAAGGACAAAAAGTATCTAAAAATGAACCGCTCATAATCATTGATCCAAGCGTATCTAAAGTAAATTTAATCACGCAGGAAGAAAAACTAAAAGCACTTAATTTCAGTATAAAAAGACTTGAACTTTTAAGCTTCAGTGAAAAATTGCAAAAAGATGCAAATTTAAGCAGCGACGAAATGAATCTTTATATCAATCAAAAACAAAATTTTGATGAAAGCATAGATGAACTGAATTTTAAAATTTCAGGCATACTAAACTCAATAAACGGCACACAAGCTGAAATTTCAAAATTAAGCGAACTGAAAATTTTAGCGGATAAAAGGGTTAAAAATTTAAAAAACGTTCGAGATATAATAGCAAGCAAAGATTATGAGGATGCGCTTTCAAAACAGATTGATTTAAACTCGCAAATAAAAAGCACAAATGAAAATTTACTTGCACTAAAATCAAAACTGAGTGAAACTAAAAAAACGCTTGAGAATTTTAAAACGAGTCAAAAAGCTAAATTTTTGGATGAACTTTTAACAAAACAAAAAGAAGCCGCCGAAATCAAAGCTTCTATAAATGCACTAAATTTCCAAACGAAACAACAAATCGTAGCATCTCCTGTAGACGGTTATGTAGGAAAACTTTTGATTCATACGGTTGGAAGTTCCGTTAGCAGTGGTGAGGAGCTAATCAGTATAATTCCCGCAAACGAGCCTCTAATCATAAGTGCTAAAATTTTAAATAAAGATATAGGATTTTTACAAAATGGACAAAAAGTAGCCATTAAAGTTGATACTTTCAACTTTCAGAAATACGGCAAAATAGACGGAGAGCTTATACATATAGGAAACGACGCTATAAAAGACGAAAAACTTGGGGAAATTTTTGAAATAAAGGTAAAACCGAAAAAATTAAGTCTGATGGTAGAAGGCAAAGAAAAACAAATAGAGCCCGGAATGAGCGTAATAGCTGAAGTGAAAGTCGGAAAAAGACGAGTCATAGAGCTTTTCATATATCCTATCGTAAAATATCTCGATGAAGGACTTAGTGTAAGATAA